Genomic DNA from Chlorogloeopsis sp. ULAP01:
ACAATTAGAGGTTATTCCTAGTTGGTCGCCACGTCATCAACAAGCAGAAACACTGGCAGCAAATCTATCTACACATTCAGAAATGATTACTCAAGTTGTCAAGGCTTTTGAGAATGGTTCATTTGCGATACAAAAAAATCAAGCCCCAGCCAAAAGTATTGAAGAATTAAGAACTAGACAGCAGCAATGGCGGCAGGCGATCGCGCCATTAGAGGCTATTAATGGCAATAATGAACTATATAGCTTAGTACAACCAAAATTAGCGGTTTATCGCACCAAACTGCAAGCACTGAACCAGCAATTGCTTGTGGAAGAAAAATGGCTCAAACAACTAGCAACTGCAAAAGATACAGCTTACGCCACAATACAACGGGAATCTACAGCCAAATCGTTATTAGAATTGCAAAAAGTCCAAGCTAATTGGCAGATGGCAGTTAACATATTAAGTTCCATTCCCCAATCTAGCTCTATACATCCAGAAGCACAAAAACTTTTAGTAGAATATAAACCCAAACTAGCAACTGCACGCGATCGTGCCACTAAACAACTATTAACAGCCAAAAGTTATCAGCAAGCCGTTAACGCTGCCAAAATCGCTAAACAAAACGAGAAACAAAATCAATGGCAGGCGGCTGTATCTCATTGGAAGCAGGCTTTAACTATCGTCAAGCAAATCAATCAAGATAGTTTGTACTACAACCAAGCTCAAAGTTTAATCGAACCTTATTCAAACTCCCTTAGCCAAGCAGAAGAAAAACTCGAAGCTGCCAACTTTTTACAGCAGATCCGCGCCGACTTAGAAAAAACCTGTGGTGGCGAAATTCGAGTCTGTTCCTTTAGCGTCACAGAGCGAGAAATCCTTGTCCGCATTACTCCAGAATATGAACAAGCACTAAATATCAGCTTGAATCAAAGGGATCAAAATAATGTTGCCACTGTTACAAGTCACTTACAAAGTTTACAGCAAGCTCTAGAGGTAATTGGTGATAACGCAAAATTGGCAGTGATTGTCTTTGATGCCCAAGGTAATCAAATTCACAGCCATATGCCAGGAGGTTAAGTGGAAAAACCCTATCTAATTAACTGGGCGGCGGAGTTAAAAAATAAACGGCTCAGTCCCTTTGTTAATAAAATGATTGTCAGCAAGTTAGCAAAAGCGATCGCAAACATAAACAAAATTTGGTAGGATACGGCATCAAGAGCACTTACCTCACTCAACAGTTGTCCGGCGACAAACCCTGGTATAGTAACCATGCCAATGATTGCCATTTGATTGAGCGTGGGAATTAAGCCAGCGCGAATAGCCTCTTGACGATACCGTGCCACTGCAAGCTCTGGAGTGGCACCCAAACTCAAATGAGTTTCGATTTCTACCTGGTTATTATTCATAGCACTGACAAACCTTTCTCCGGCGATCGCTGCTGCATTCATCGCATTACCCAAGACTATTCCAGCCAGGGGAATTAGATACTGTGGTTCGTACCATCTATTTGGTTGCACAATTACAAGATTGGTGTAAACCACCGTTAAAACTGTACTGACTAAAATTGAACCCCACACTAAAGGTAAAACTTGCGGTATTTTTTGAGTGATGCGATTTCGTGCGACGATAGCTGTAATCGTTAGCAATACACCTAGAAACACCAAAATACCCCAGACATTGTCAAAAGCAAAGATGAAATCTAAAACGTATCCCAATACTGCTAATTGTAGGATGGTTCTGCCAGCAGCCAAAACTAAGTTAAGTTCTAGTCCGATTCTTTCCCAAGCCGATAAACCAATCGTTATAACTATTAATGCGGTAGCACTAACCAAATCAACAAAATCCAGATTAATTAGTTTCTGCATAAATCTTTTACTTTGTTAGTTATTATTTTGGTAGTAGTTTTTGATTAACTACTAACTACTGTACGGGCGGGCTGAGAAGATAAATTATCAGTTGAAACGGAAAGATTATCAACAAAATACGCCCCTACTAACTAACTATTTTTTGTGGAAATTGCCAGTATCCTAGAAAATTTAATCATAGATATTGGCTCTTTTGTTGAGATTATCTTTTAGCCAGTTATTAATAGCCTACCAAGAATCAGAATGCAAAATTTCACTGAGCTTCTAAATCATTTATGACAAATTTTTCAAGACACTTCCAATGAAAAATTTTTCATCATCAAGCATAAAAATCTCTTTCCCTATACCCTATACCCTGTCCCCTGTAGCCTGTCTCCTATTTTCAAGACAGATATGTGATGGTGTAAATTCTGCCACTCTGCTAGTAGCAGTAGTAAAACTCTTGAGGTAGTCTATTAGAACATTTAGCAGTAGCTATTTGATTCACAGTCAATCAGCAAATATCCAGCATAGGCTTCTATTTTGACATAAAATCACGAACTCATGATTAAAAGTGAAATTTCCATTCCTGCGTTTGATATTAAACAGCAATACACCACGATTGAAGCAGAAGTGAGTGCAGCTGTATTGGATGTTCTGGCTTCGGGTCGTTATATTGGTGGTTCAGTAGTAGAGGGCTTTGAACAAAAGTTTGCTGCTTATACTGGTGTGAGTGAATGTGTCGCCTGTAATTCTGGTACTGACGCACTATATTTAGCACTCAGAGCTTTTAACATTGGTAAGGGTGATGAAGTTATTACAACGCCTTTCACTTTTATCGCTACATCTGAAGTCATTAGTGCAGTAGGTGCAAAACCTGTATTTGTTGATATTGATGCCACTACATTTAATTTGGATTTACAGCAAGTAGCCGCAGCAATTACACCTAATACTAAGGCAATTATCCCAGTTCATCTATTCGGACAACCTGTGGATATGACTGTATTGATGGGTATAGCTCAAGCTCACAATCTTGTCGTCATTGAAGATTGCGCCCAATCAACAGGAGCAAGCTGGGATCAGCAAAAGTTAGGTAGCATAGGACATATCGGTTGTTTTAGCTTTTACCCTACCAAAAATCTCGGTGGTTGCGGCGATGGTGGAGCGATCACAACAAACGATCCAGAAATAGCTGCCAAGTTACGGATACTCAAAGAGCATGGTCAAAAAACTCGTTATATATATGAAGATATTGGTATAAATAGCCGTTTGGATGCAATCCAAGCGGCTATTCTACAAATAAAACTACGTTATCTGGATATTTGGAATCAGCAACGACAGGCGA
This window encodes:
- a CDS encoding DegT/DnrJ/EryC1/StrS aminotransferase family protein, translated to MIKSEISIPAFDIKQQYTTIEAEVSAAVLDVLASGRYIGGSVVEGFEQKFAAYTGVSECVACNSGTDALYLALRAFNIGKGDEVITTPFTFIATSEVISAVGAKPVFVDIDATTFNLDLQQVAAAITPNTKAIIPVHLFGQPVDMTVLMGIAQAHNLVVIEDCAQSTGASWDQQKLGSIGHIGCFSFYPTKNLGGCGDGGAITTNDPEIAAKLRILKEHGQKTRYIYEDIGINSRLDAIQAAILQIKLRYLDIWNQQRQAIASRYHQFINQVPGIIAPQELAGGEGVWNQYTIRVLNDKRDLVRSQLQERGVNTMIYYPRPLHLQPVYTSLGYQTGQLSIAEQASQEVLSLPMFPELSLEEQDQVIYSLKDCLS
- the fetB gene encoding iron export ABC transporter permease subunit FetB; this translates as MQKLINLDFVDLVSATALIVITIGLSAWERIGLELNLVLAAGRTILQLAVLGYVLDFIFAFDNVWGILVFLGVLLTITAIVARNRITQKIPQVLPLVWGSILVSTVLTVVYTNLVIVQPNRWYEPQYLIPLAGIVLGNAMNAAAIAGERFVSAMNNNQVEIETHLSLGATPELAVARYRQEAIRAGLIPTLNQMAIIGMVTIPGFVAGQLLSEVSALDAVSYQILFMFAIAFANLLTIILLTKGLSRLFFNSAAQLIR